Proteins encoded by one window of Nicotiana tabacum cultivar K326 chromosome 10, ASM71507v2, whole genome shotgun sequence:
- the LOC107759287 gene encoding large ribosomal subunit protein eL24 has translation MVLKTELCRFSGGKIYPGRGIRFIRSDSQVFLFLNSKCKRYFHNRLKPSKLTWTAMYRKQHKKDIAQEAVKKRRRATKKPYSRSIVGATLEVIQKKRTERPEVRDAAREAALREIKERIKKTKDEKKAKKAEVMAKSQKGGGKGNVSKGAAGKGPKLGGGGGKR, from the exons GACGGAACTCTGCCGTTTCAGCGGTGGCAAGATATACCCAGGGAGGGGTATCAGATTTATTCGTTCAGATTCTCAG GTGTTCCTATTTCTTAACTCAAAATGCAAGCGGTACTTCCACAACCGCCTGAAGCCTTCCAAGCTTACATGGACAGCCATGTACAGGAAGCAGCACAAGAAG GATATTGCACAAGAAGCTGTCAAGAAGAGGAGACGCGCCACAAAGAAGCCTTACTCTAGGTCCATTGTGGGTGCAACTTTAGAGGTAATCCAGAAGAAGAGAACTGAAAGGCCAGAAGTTCGAGATGCTGCTAGGGAGGCTGCTCTTCG TGAAATCAAGGAAAGAATCAAGAAGACAAAGGATGAAAAGAAGGCTAAGAAAGCAGAGGTGATGGCAAAGTCACAGAAAGGTGGAGGGAAAGGTAATGTGTCAAAGGGAGCTGCAGGAAAAGGCCCCAAGCTTGGTGGCGGCGGTGGAAAACGTTAA